TCAGTCGTCAAAAACTTTCACCCAATCAGCCTCGTTTTCTTTGCCGAAGAAAGTGTAGACACCGAAAATATCTTTTTTACCTTCTAAGTCGATACCAAGGACAACATAACAAGCAGCTTGTTTAACCTTAGAGTTATCCTTAACTTCACTTTTGAATAACCATCGGTGAAAAGAAGCAAAAGCACTTGTTGGTAGTTCTCTTTGTTTGAATAACTGAAGCTCATTTTTGAGAACCTTCTTTGATTTTTTAGTGAGTCATTTTCGGAATACGGAAAATTCAAAGCTTTCAAAGTCTGGACAAGGGAACGCTCAAGAATAACCATTGATGTACTTGTGACATCAGAAGGTCAGTGTATGAACCATCAACTCTTTTGTAGCGGAAAGAAGAGGATAGAAGGTCGGAAATTCTAAGGGCGTGTACGAGGAACAGAAATTTCAAGACACAAGGCAGGTGTTGCAAGTTTTCTCTCATAGAAGCCATTGCCTTTATCGTTTTCGTTTTTAGCAAGGTAAACAGTTCTTTCTGATAACATAAAGTAATCGAGCAAGTTTTACTTTTAGCTGTTTTAGAGCTGGGCGAGTAGGATCATCACAGGAAGCAATACATATTTAGCACTTGTTCGATAGCCATATTTTTAGCGGTCTCAAAAATTTCATTTTTCTCCATAATCGTGAACTCCCTTTGGTGATTATTTCAATACTAATTATACAGTAGACACAATTTTATTTTAACTCCCTTTGTTTACATCTTAGGAAATGGATTGATGGTTAAGAAATAAAGAGAAAAGATTAAATGATTTTTTATAGGTAGAATGAAAAATGGGAGCGGGTGGTCAAAGTAACATTCTCCATAAGGACGAAGACCCTGCATATGAGCATAACTGACGTCCATGCCATGGTAGATGGGACGAGGGAATTGAGGGCAAGTGAGAAAAGACCCTGAGAGACATGAGAGGGTAAACACCATGGTTTTAGTGGCTAGAAACCCGCCGCAATATGGTAGAATAACAATATAAATACAATATAGAGGCTGAGTCTAAGCCGGACATGGTGAAATAAAACAATAATAACAATATCAAGAACAAAATTATTTGTTTAGATAGCGAAATTTAAAGAAATCGCGAGATATTTTGAGAAAATCAAAGATACATTGAGAGAGAGGATATATTTAAAAAAGCTGATACCTTTTATTCTTTGCTTTGTAAGAAATAGGCGGTAAATATGTCTTCACCAAGCACCGATCAATTTTGAGAAATCCAATTCAACACCTTCTCTCTCAATATACCTTTGATTTTCTCAAAATATCTCGCGATTTCTTTAAAATTCGCTATCGAAACAAATAATTTTGTTCTTGATATTGTTATTATTGCTTTATTCTACCATACCTAGCTTAGACTCAGCCTCTCTCTTGTATTTATCTTGTTGCTCTACCATATTACGGCGGGTATCTATCCACAACAACCATGGTGTTTACCCTCTCATGTCTCTCAGGGTCTTTTCTCACTTGCCCTCAATTCCCTCGTCCCATCTACCATGGCGTGGACGTCAGTTATGCTCGTATGCAGGGTCTTCGCCCGTATGGAGGATGTACTCTGACCACCCGCTCACATTTTTCAATCTACTTTCTATAAAAAATCATTTAATCCTTTCTCCTTCATTTCTTAACCATCAATACATTTTCTAAGATGTGAACTATTATTAAAAGGGGCGCTTTGCTACTCGACATGACTTAATCTCCTCGCAAAGCTAAGAATTTCTTTACCCCCTCAAGATGTGAATCACTCAAACTATTTCTCCTGCTTTAAACTAAGAATGTTCAAGCAATTTTTCTCACTTCGCTTCACTTCACGCTGTCCTTGCTAAAGCCTCTCTCTTTATATCGCTCAACATCTTGTTCCCATCATACTTTACGCCTTTTTTCAAAATCGCATAAAACACCCTTATCAATTTACAACACAGTGCTATTAATGATTGCTTCTTCTTCAAGGGATTGTTCTCTCGCGTGGTGTAATACCTGTGCAGCTGCTTAAATTCTTCATTCTTTGCTACTATTGTAATCATGGCCTTGAACAAGCTACTTCTGAGCCTTCCTCGCCCTCTTTTACTTATACACGTCTGACCCTTGTACTTGCCAGAACTATTCTCAACTATATTGAGTCCCGCTAATTTCTGTATCTGCTTCGAATCCTCATACCTCTTTATATCTCCAACCTCTGAAATAAATCCAACTGCTGTCTTCACTCCAACACCTTTTATTTCAAGAAGCTTATCGCCATTCGGCACCTCTTTCAAAAGCTCTGCCATCTCGGCTTCTATCTCTTCTACTTGCTTGTTTAAAAGCTCATATTCTTCAAGCAAATATTTTATCTCTTGTCTTGCCAGCTTTCTACCTTCTTTTTTACCTATACTTCTTTTGGCAGCTTCTGTTAAATCCATCGCCCTCCTGCGACTAATCGCTCGCTTATCTACTTTGTCACGCCAGTACTCTATAATCCCTTCTACTTCCTTCCCTACTACATCACAAGGCAATGGCATTTCTCTCAGCGTCGCTATTGCTGTCTTGCCTTCCCAATCAGAAAATACTCCTAAAAACTCTGGAAAATATATATCAAGCCAATTGATTATTTGATTTTTTAAAACATTCAGCTGTTTTTGAAGCCTTTCATATATGTTCATCGCTACTCTCATCTCAGCATATATACCCTCGGGTATATTTGGTTCTGTGTATCTTCCATCCTTCACAAGCATTGCTATCGTCTTCGGATCCTTTATATCACTCTTAGTTTGCGTGTTATCATCAAGCTCCTTGCTCCTCTTCACGTGAAAAGGATTCACTAATACCACTTTTATGCCATTCTCTCTTAAGTACTGCTCAAAGCACAGCCAGTAATGCCCTGTAGGTTCTATCCCAACTATCATACTCTCCTTGCCATTTGCTTTCATTATCTTATTTGCCCAATCCAGAAATTTTTCCATACCTTCTTTCCTATTCTCAAATTCTATTCTCTTACCAAGCTCCACTCCTCTGAAGTCAAATGCTCTACCAACATGCCTTTCCTTTGCTATATCTACTCCTACAACTAAAGTTCTTTCTGTGACTTGTAATATCTTTTCATTTTGTGTATACTTCAAAGAGGGTACCTCCTTTGTTGTGTTTTTTCGTAAGTTGTACAACTTACTTTATTAATTTTATCAGGAGGTACCTTATCTTTTCAAATCTCTTTTCTCTTCATTTTCACTCATTTTCGTTCATTACAGGAATGCTCGTATAATATGATTATCAAATCACTTAAAACTTCATATCTCAATTGGTACATTTAATTATCAGTACCAATTGATTACTGGAAATTCATTTTGATAATGCACCTTTCTTAAAACACTCATTTCTCAAAAATTGAATATTAAAATTGACTGCTACAGTTTAAATTTGCCCTTTATCTTTGGTAAACTAAAATCAGAAAAAGTTTAAGCCTGATTTAGTTTATTTGGATATATTTTGAACACCTCCTGCTGGACGTGCTTTGACATCTGCACGCCACAGCTTGCGAAAGACTGAACCCCAAAGGATTACATGAGTAATGTTTACTCGTTTGCTGTGCACGGTCAGGTTACCACATCTGATTTGAGCATATCAGATGTGTGCACCCTGTAAACTGCTCCGTAGCTCTAATATCGGCGAGGCTGCATTACATGTAATCCCCAAGGATAAAGGGCTTAACACTTTTTCTTACCACTACTTGCAAAAAGGAGGTCTTCAAATTGCCAAATACTTTAATCGTGGGCATTGATATCAGTAGTCAGTCAAATTCTATCTTCTTCATCGATGATGCCGGTAATCACTTGATTAAAAAACCTTTTTCCTTGCCTAATGATCAAGAAGGCGCTAACGAATTAATCAAAAGAGTTATTGACTGCCTCAGCCAGTATAATCTATCCTGTATTAAGTTTGGCATGGAAGCAACTTCACATTACGCTTGGCATCTGCACTTGTATCTTGCTTCTTCATCTGAACTGCTGCCATATAAACCAACTTTTTATGTTCTCAACCCAAGCATAGTCAAAGGCTTCAAAAAAATCTACACTTTCTTGCCTAAAACAGATAGCATCGATGCAATTATCATCGCTGAATGTGTCAGGTTCAGCAAACTCAACCCAACACCTTTGCCTGATTTTAAATATGCTGCACTACAACGCCTTACCAGAATGCGCTATCATCTTGTTCACAATCTAACTCGCGAAAAAAACAGAGCTCTCAATCTCATATACCTTAAATTCTCTACTTATTCTCAAGACTGTCCATTTTCAGATATCTTCGGTAAAGCTTCTTGTGCTATCATCGAAAACTTTACACCTGATGATATCGCTTCTATGCCTTTAGAAGACTTAATTAAATTCGTATCCGATAACGGCAACAATAGACTCTCAGATGTCAATAAAATCGCTGAAATACTTAAAACCGAGGCTCAAGCGTTCATACAGATTACATCCTCTGTTGGCTGAGGCAAATGACTTAGCTTTGTCTATGACCCTTGAAAACATTAGATTTATGCAAGAACAACTTAAAAAACTCGACAAAGAAATCTCAAAACTTCTTAAAGCTTTCTCTCAAACATTAACAACCGTCCCTGGCATAGGAGATGTTCTTGCAGCCGGCATCATCGCTGAAATCGGTGATATCAAGCGCTTCAAAAATGAAGCTGCTTTGGCAAAGTATTCTGGCCTTGTTTGGACTCAGTACCAATCAGGCAACTTCAATGCCCAAGATGTCTCATTAGCTAAGTGTGGTAACCAATACCTGAGATACTATCTTGTTGAAGCTGCTAACTGTGTAAGGGTGCACACAGTACGCTACAAAGCCTTCTACAACAAGAAGTTCTCAGAGGTTACCAAGCATCAGCATAAACGTGCCCTCGTCCTAACCGCAAGACGCTTAATTCCTTTGATCTTTGCCATGCTCAGCAAAGGTCAAATATATCAAGAAAGAGGTGATGTTTACAATACTTAGTTAGTCCCAATTTTTTAATTTAATAATCTTTCCCAAACAAGCTGCCAGTTAAATTTTTCCATGCTGAGCGGCTCGGTATTTTATTGTCTTTTTTGCCCTAATTATCTAAAAAAATTTTTTAAAAAACCCCCTTGACATTATACCGTTTGTCTTTTAGCTGATAGTATTCAGTTAATTCATTTTTGTTATATACAAAAACCTCATAATCTTTCACTTGACCATATCTAATAATATCATCTTCAAAGTTAATCACTTTTGTAATATTTGATTTATTAATTTCAAATTTATCAATAGCAGAATTATGAGTAAAGATATAAATCTCTTTGCCTCTATAATATGGATTATATCTAACAAAATTTGTATACTTCCATTTCTTCAAAAAAAGAATATATTTGTGGCCTGGTTTCATAAGATTATAGCCATAGTATGCAAAATAATTGTTGTATTTACCTAAATTAAAATAACTTGGCTCAAATATGTAAATTTTTGAATTTTTTATATCCCCTTTGTAAGTCTTGATAACATTGAAAGCTGTCAGTACTGAACCTTTTACATAAATTCTATCGCTCAGTGCAGTACCCTTTACAATTACATCAGAATCTTTAATAATCTTTTCTAACGAAAATTTTTCATTATTCCATCCCTTAAAACTACCACCATTTAAAAAAACGCATTGGTCTTTTATATTTTCACTGATAGTTTGTGTCTCAATATTAATAAATGATTTTTTTACTAAAAAACTTACAACTATATCTAAGGCTAAAATAATAAATATCACCACAAACCACTTTTTATTCATCTTTGTTTTCATCCTCCGAATAGTAAACTTTCCCTGAATCTACCCTGAACTTATAATCACATAGCAAATTTATATCTTCCTTTATATGACTTGCTAATAAAATTGTTGCTCCTTTCCCCTTTTCCTCCAATAAAATTTGTCTTACAAGTTTAACACCATCTTCATCAAGAGAATTTGTTGGCTCGTCAAGAACAATCAATTTAGGTTTTTCCATTATAGCTTGTGCAATTTTCAATCTTTGTTTCATACCAAGCGAATATTTCTTATACGGTCTTCTATCTTCTGGATCAAGCCCAACCCTTTTTATTGCACTCTTGATCTCATCATCAGTAATTACATTTTTTATAGAAGCCAATAATTTGAGATTTTGAAAACCTGTTAAATTATCCCACAAGTCAACATTTTCTATAATTACCCCTACACTCTCAGGAAAAGAAATATCTCTCCCTATCCTCTTTCCAAAAACAATAACTTCTCCAAATGTTGGTTTTATTAATCCACATATAGCTCTAAATAACATAGTTTTGCCAGAACCATTCCTACCATAAAATCCATAAATCTTTCCCTCTTCAAGTTCAAGATTAACATTATCTAAAATAACTTTTCCTTTGATTATCTTTGTTAAATTTCTAATTTCTATTGCTTTCATATTTAAAATCACCTCTTTCCTGTCAATCTCTCTCGAATATTTCAATATTTTTAACTACTTTTATTCCTATTATCACTACAATCGAAAAATAAATAGCAAGTATAAACATTGACCACCATATGCTAAAACCATTTATGCTATCTATTCCATAAATTCCAGTTATATCTACAATAAATCTATCACTATGCCAACTTAAAACAGCTTGTAGAACAGGACTGAATTTTATTAAAAGATAATTGAAATCACTTAAAGATATAAAAGATGGAACAAAAAATATTAGCCAAACTGTTATAGTAAACAAAAAGGATATTCTTGAACTTATATATAATGATAATATATTTGCAACTATAGTAAACAACATTATAGAAATAAAATTTAGCAGAACTATTATTGCACAACACAATAGACCTTTTATAAAAGAGTCCACCCTAAATTTATTTGCCAAGGCAAATAGTGTTGTGGTTATTACAAATGTAATCAGAAAAGATAAAATGTGTAAAGATATAAAATAAAGCTTACTAAAATACCATGAAAGCCTACTATCTTTTCTTGTAAAAATGTAAACTGCACATCTTTTAAAATCATGAGAAAAAACATTTCCTAAGGTAGCCATAAGATATAATCTGGGCAAAGCATATATTAAAGGATATATAAAAGAAGTTACTTTACCCGGAAAAGGTAAATAATTGAAACTCAAAATCAAAAAAATCTCAACAGAAGTATTACTATAAAATTTCAAAGACATCAGCCAATATAAATCAATTAACAAAGAGATAACTAAGGAACTGACAATACTATTTATCAGTTTTCTGATTTCTTATCACCTCTGTAAATATCTATTTTTTTCAATGTATTTGTCATAATAATGTTCAAGAAGGTAAAAAGCAGCAAAAAATAACTAAGGTATATTCCAAATAAAAAAAGATGCTTTTTTAGCGATAAACTATAGCTCATCAGAAAATTTATTAACATACCTAAGGTAATACCAGAAAAATTCACTGTTTTAAATATATATATAAAGACAAAATCTATGAAAGGCACTAATATGCCAACTATATACGCCGTAATAGCTCTTTTAATAATAGCCAATACAATAAGATATACTGTTCCATATACAACTAACAAAAGAAGCACAATAAATAGAAACTCTAAAATGAATATAAACTCCTTGTAGCTTAAAGCTTTTAAATACTTTGAACTCAACATAACAGTTACTATCAAAGGTATAGTGTATATAGATAATAAATAGATTAAGGTATCTTTTAGTAAAATTTTTATTTTTTCCTTCCACCAATCCTCAACATAAGTATATTTCAGAATAATCAGGCAATTATCCATATGTATTTGCGAACTGACCAAAAGAAGATATATGGGTACATAAAAAAACGTAATTACGTTTGCTTTAAATATTTGACTTAGAATTAAATCAATCGTCCATGCTTTATTCTTATTCAAAAATTTAAACAAAGAAATCGAAAGTACTAATTCCACAAATAAAGTTGCAAAATAAGCTATAAATTTTCTTGCTAAGTTTAAATAGAAAATTCGCCTAAATTTCATTATACTTCATCCTTACTACATTTAAAGTTTATAATAATAAGACTTATAAAGAACAACATAATCATAAAGATTAGGAAATATTGGTAATTTGTAATTTCAGAAGAAAATGGAAGAATAATTAAATAATCAGCTATTGAAAATGTAGTTGACGAACTAATTAATTTTCCAATAAAATTTTCCAGCAGATAGAATAAAAAAGCTAAAATAACCACCAAATATCTGTTCATTTTTCTAAAGAAGGATATAGAATATGAAACCAAAGCAATGATACCAGCGCAAACGCCATTTAAAAGCATATAAAATAAATTATGTAAATAAGGATTTATCGAATGTAATTTTGAAAGTTGTACTGTACTTAAAAATTGATAAGCATTATATGTTGGATGGTTAAATACGTTTTCCGATGGAGAATAAACTGGCAATAGACAAAAGCATAATAATTCATCAAAAAGCAAAGGTACAAAAACTACAATAAAACCAGAGAAAAAGACAACTATTCCCTTACAAAAAAGATACACTCTTTTATCACAACGCGTAATAATAAAATTTATAACTCCTGCCCTTTTATCCTCTAAATATGAATCTGAATACGGTATAGTTGCAAATAACGGAATTAAGAAA
This Caldicellulosiruptor changbaiensis DNA region includes the following protein-coding sequences:
- a CDS encoding ABC transporter ATP-binding protein — encoded protein: MKAIEIRNLTKIIKGKVILDNVNLELEEGKIYGFYGRNGSGKTMLFRAICGLIKPTFGEVIVFGKRIGRDISFPESVGVIIENVDLWDNLTGFQNLKLLASIKNVITDDEIKSAIKRVGLDPEDRRPYKKYSLGMKQRLKIAQAIMEKPKLIVLDEPTNSLDEDGVKLVRQILLEEKGKGATILLASHIKEDINLLCDYKFRVDSGKVYYSEDENKDE
- a CDS encoding IS110 family RNA-guided transposase — protein: MKYTQNEKILQVTERTLVVGVDIAKERHVGRAFDFRGVELGKRIEFENRKEGMEKFLDWANKIMKANGKESMIVGIEPTGHYWLCFEQYLRENGIKVVLVNPFHVKRSKELDDNTQTKSDIKDPKTIAMLVKDGRYTEPNIPEGIYAEMRVAMNIYERLQKQLNVLKNQIINWLDIYFPEFLGVFSDWEGKTAIATLREMPLPCDVVGKEVEGIIEYWRDKVDKRAISRRRAMDLTEAAKRSIGKKEGRKLARQEIKYLLEEYELLNKQVEEIEAEMAELLKEVPNGDKLLEIKGVGVKTAVGFISEVGDIKRYEDSKQIQKLAGLNIVENSSGKYKGQTCISKRGRGRLRSSLFKAMITIVAKNEEFKQLHRYYTTRENNPLKKKQSLIALCCKLIRVFYAILKKGVKYDGNKMLSDIKREALARTA